CTGCCCGCGCTCGGCGAGCGCCAGTCGGCCGACGACGTACTCGACACGGTCGACGGCCTGCTGTTTACCGGCAGCTACTCGAACGTCGAGCCGCATCGGTACGGCGGCGAACCGAGCGCACCGGGCACGAAGCACGACCCGGCCCGCGACGCGACCACGCTGCCGCTGCTGCGCGCGGCGATCGCCGCGGGCGTGCCCGTGCTGGCCGTCTGCCGCGGCTTCCAGGAGCTGAACGTCGCCTGCGGCGGCACGCTGCACCAGCGCGTGCACGAAGTGCCGGGCCTCGCCGATCACCGCGAGGACGACGACGCGCCGATGGATACGCAGTACGGCCCCGCGCACGTCGTGCGCCTGACGCCCGGCGGCAAGCTGCACGCGCTCGCCGGCGGCCGCGACGAAGTGCACGTGAACTCGCTGCACAAGCAGGGCATCGCCCAGCTCGGCTCCGGCCTCGCCGTCGAAGCCGTCGCGCCGGACGGGCTGATCGAAGCCGTGAGCGTCGTCGATGCACCGGCCTTCGCCCTCGCCGTGCAGTGGCACCCGGAATGGCGCCATGCGCAGGACCCGCTGTCGAGCGCGATCTTCCGCGCCTTCGGCGATGCCTGCCGCGCCCGCCGCGCTGCCCGAACGCGCGCCATGGCCGCCGCCGCGCTCGCCTGAGCGCCGACCAAACCAACGAGAACAGACATGCAAGACATCGAAGATTTTCTGAAGCAGCACCGGATCACTGAAGTCGAAGCGATCATCCCCGACATGGCCGGCATCGCGCGCGGCAAGATCACGCCGCGCAACAAGTTCACGTCCGGCGAATCGATGCGCCTGCCGCAGGCCGTGATGGTGCAGACCGTCACCGGCGAATATCCGGAAGACGGCTCGCTGACCGGCGTGACCGACCCCGACATGGTATGCGTGCCCGACACGTCGACGATCCGCCTGATCCCGTGGGCCGTCGACCCGACCGCGCAGGTGATCCACGACTGCGTGCACTTCGACGGCTCGCCGGTCGAGATCTCGCCGCGCTACGTGCTGCGCCGCGTGCTCGACCTGTACAAGGCGAAGGGCTGGAAGCCGGTCGTCGCGCCGGAACTCGAGTTCTACCTGGTCGACATGAACAAGGACCCCGACCTGCCGCTGCGCCCGCCGGTCGGCCGCACGGGCCGCCCCGAAACGGGCCGCCAGTCGTATTCGATCGAGGCCGTCAACGAGTTCGACCCGCTGTTCGAGGACATCTACGAGTACTGCGAAGCGCAGAACCTCGACATCGACACGCTGATCCACGAAGTCGGCGCCGCGCAGATGGAGATCAACTTCATGCACGGCGACGCGCTGTCGCTGGCCGACCAGGTGTTCCTGTTCAAGCGCACGGTGCGCGAGGCCGCGCTGCGTCACAACATGTACGCGACGTTCATGGCCAAGCCGATGGAAGACGAACCGGGCTCGGCGATGCACGTGCACCAGAGCATCGTCGACGAGGAAACGGGCCAGAACCTGTTCACGTCGCAGGAAACCGGCGGCGCAACGTCGATGTTCTACAACTACCTCGCGGGGCTGCAGAAGTACACGCCGGCGCTGATGCCGATCTTCGCGCCGTACATCAACTCGTACCGCCGCCTGTCGCGCTTCATGGCCGCGCCGATCAACGTGCAGTGGGGTTACGACAACCGCACGGTCGGCTTCCGCATCCCGCACTCGGGCCCGTCGGCGCGCCGCATCGAAAACCGCATTCCGGGTGTCGACTGCAACCCGTACCTCGCACTCGCCGCGACGCTCGCCGCCGGCTATCTCGGCATGACCCAGCGCCTGGAGCCGACCGAGCCGCTCGTCAGCGACGGCTACGAGCTGCCGTACCAGCTGCCGCGCAACCTCGAGGAAGGGCTGACGCTGATGGCCGCCTGCGAGCCGCTCGGCGAGATCCTCGGCCACAAGTTCCTGAAGGCGTATTTCGCGCTGAAGGAAACCGAATACGAAGCGTTCTTCCGCGTGATCAGCTCGTGGGAACGCCGCCATCTGCTGCTGCACGTCTGAGCGTGCACCCGACCGAATACGGAATCACGGAGGAAACATGACGTACCGCAACGAATCAGCCTGGGTCCAGCCGGCCGCACCGAGCGCCACGGCCGCCGCACCGCGCGCAACGCAGGCACGCACGACCGCCGAATACCGCGCGCTCGACGCCGCGCACCACATCCACCCGTTCTCGGACATGGGCGCGCTGAACCGTGCAGGCAGCCGCGTGATCGTGAAGGCCGACGGCGTCTACCTGTGGGACTCGGACGGCAACAAGGTGATCGACGGGATGGCCGGCCTCTGGTGCGTGAACGTCGGCTACGGCCGCAAGGAACTCGCCGACGCCGCGTATCGCCAGATCCAGGAACTGCCGTTCTACAACACGTTCTTCAAGACCACGCACCCGCCGGTGATCGAACTCTCCGCGATGCTCGCGGAAGTGACGCCCGCCGGCTTCAACCACTTCTTCTACTGCAACAGCGGCTCGGAAGGCAACGACACCGTGCTGCGCCTCGTGCATCAGTACTGGCGCGTGCAGGGCCAGCCGCAGAAGAAGTATGTGATCTCGCGCAAGAACGGCTATCACGGCTCGACGATCGCCGGCGGCACGCTCGGCGGGATGGGCTACATGCACGAGCAGATGCCGTCGAAGGTCGAGAACATCGTGCACATCGACCAGCCGTATTTCTTCGGCGAAGCGGCGGCCAGCGAAACGCCGGAAGCGTTCGGCCTGGCGCGCGCCCAGCAGCTCGAAGCGAAGATCCTCGAGCTCGGCGCGGAGAACGTCGCGGCGTTCATCGGCGAGCCGTTCCAGGGCGCGGGCGGCGTGATCTTCCCGCCGTCGACGTACTGGCCGGAAATCCAGCGCATCTGCCGCAAGTACGACATCCTGCTGGTGGCCGACGAAGTGATCGGCGGCTTCGGCCGCACCGGCGAATGGTTCGCACACCAGCACTTCGGTTTCGAACCCGATCTCATCACGATGGCCAAGGGCCTCACGTCGGGTTATGTGCCGATGGGTGCCGTCGGCATTCACGAGCGCGTGGCGCGGCCGATCATCGACAACGGCGAATTCAACCACGGCCTCACGTACTCGGGCCACCCGGTCGCGGCGGCCGTCGCGGTCGCGAACCTGAAGCTGCTGCGCGACGAAGGGATCGTCGAGCGCGTGAAGAACGACACGGGCCCGTACTTCCAGGCGCTGATGCGCGAAACCTTCGCACGTCACCCGATCGTCGGCGAGGTGCACGGCCACGGCCTCGTCGCGAGCCTGCAGCTCGCCGAATCGCCGGCCGAACGCCGCCGCTTCGCGAACGGCGGCGACGTCGGCACGATCTGCCGCGACTTCTGCTTCAACGGCAACCTGATCATGCGCGCGACCGGCGACCGGATGCTGCTGTCGCCGCCGCTCGTGATCTCGCGCCAGGAAATCGATGAACTCGTATCGAAGGCGAAAAAAGCAGTCGATGCAACCGCCCAGCAACTGGGTATTTCGTAACGGTTTTTGCCTACAGGCGTGCGGCGGGCGCTGCACGCCGCCATAACCCAAGGGAATTCCACCATGCGTGCCTGCATTCTTCGCCAAGCCTGTTCCGTTGCCGCCCTTGCCGCCGCGGCTGCGTTCACGTCGGTCGCCAGCCCGACGGCACACGCGGCCGACGAGCTGAACGTCTACAACTGGTCCGACTACATCGCACCCGACACGATCCCGAACTTCCAGAAACAGACGGGTATCCACGTCAAGTACGACAACTACGACAGCGACGACACGCTTCAGGCGAAGCTGCTGGCCGGCAGTTCGGGCTACGACATCGTCGTGCCGACGTCGAACTACATGGCCAAGCAGATCCAGGCCGGCGTGTACCAGAAGCTCGACAAGTCGAAGCTGCCGAACCTCGCGAACCTCGACCCGCTGCTGATGAAGATGATCTCGGACGCCGATCCGGGCAACCAGTACGGCGTGCCCTGGGCCTACGGCACGGACGGCATCGGCTACAACGCGCAGGCGGTGAAGAAGGCACTCGGCGACAAGGCGCCGGTCGACAGCTGGGCGCTCGTGTTCGACCCGGCCAACATGGAAAAGCTGAAGGGCTGCGGCGTGTCGTTCCTCGACCAGGCCGTCGACGTGTTCGCCGCCACGCTGCAATACATGGGCAAGGATCCGAACAGCAAGAATCCCGGCGATTACCAGGCTGCGTTCGAAGTCCTGAAGAAAGTCCGCCCGTACATCACCCAGTTCAACTCGTCCGGCTACATCAACGACCTCGCGAACAACGACGTGTGCGTCGCGCTCGGCTGGTCGGGCGACGTCGGCATCGCGCACCGCCGTTCGTCGGAAGCGAAACGTTCGTACGACATCAAGTTCTCGAACCCGAAGGAAGGCGGCCTGCTGTGGTTCGACGTGATGGTGATCCCGAAGGATGCGCCGCACCCCGAGGCCGCGCTGAAGTGGATCAACTACGTGTCCGATCCGAAGGTCAACGCGGCGATCACCAACACGGTGTTCTACCCGACCGCGAACAAGGCCGCGCACCAGTTCGTCACGCCGGCCGTCGCACAGGACCCGACCGTCTACCCGCCTGAAGACGTGCTGAAGAAGATGGTGCTGATGAAGCCGATGCCGGCCGACATCCTGCGCCTCGAGAACCGTCTGTGGGCCCAGCTGAAGACCGGCCACTGATCGCCTGAATTCCGGCGGGCAGGCGCCTCTTGTCGCCTGCCCGCCTGAGATCCGCGGACCTCCGTCCGCCCGCGCGCGCCGCGCGCACTGTTCCATCCGGCGCGAGCCGTCGTCCGCGAGTCGCGCCATGCGTCTCGCGCGGAGACCCTCACGCCTGCAATCCGTGAAGAACGAATGGTGAATCCCATGCAATCGATACCCTCTTCCGCTGCTGCACGACAGACCCAACCGGCCCCCGCGGCCCGCACGCAAAACGACGCCTTCGTGCGCATCGAGAACGTCGTGAAGAAATTCGGCGACAGCACCGCTGTCGACAACGTGAACCTGACGATCGCGAAGAACGAGCTGTTCGCGCTGCTCGGCAGCTCGGGCTGCGGCAAGTCGACGTTGCTGCGCATGCTCGCCGGGCTCGAGACGGCCACCTCCGGCAAGATCTTCGTCGACGGTGAAGACCTTGCGTCGCTGCCGCCGTACCGCCGCCCGGTGAACATGATGTTCCAGTCGTACGCGCTGTTCCCGCACATGACGGTCGAATCGAACGTCGCGTTCGGCCTGAAGCAGGAAGGCACGCCCAAGAACGAGATCAAGGAGCGCGTGGCCGATGCGCTCGCCCTCGTGCAGATGAGCAAGTACGCGCAGCGCAAGCCGCACCAGCTCTCCGGCGGCCAGCAGCAGCGTGTCGCGCTCGCCCGCTCGCTGGTCAAGCGGCCGAAGCTGCTCTTGCTCGACGAGCCGATGTCCGCCCTCGACAAGAAGATCCGCCAGAAGACCCAGCTCGAACTCGTGAACATCATCGAGAAGGTCGACGTGACCTGCGTGATGGTCACGCACGACCAGGAAGAAGCGATGACGATGGCCAGCCGCCTCGCGGTGATGAGCGAAGGCAAGATCGTCCAGATCGGTGCGCCGGGCGAGGTGTACGAATTCCCGAACAGCCGCTTCTCGGCGGAATTCATCGGTTCGACCAACCTGTTCGAAGGGCGCGTGGTCGAAGACGAACCCGATCACATCTTCGTCGAGAGCGACGACCTCGAGGCGCGCATGTACGTGAGCCACGGCGTCACGGGCCCGCTCGGCATGCCGGTGGGCATCTCGGTGCGCCCGGAGCGCATTCACGTGTCGCGCGAGAAGCCGGGCTCGAAACACAACTGGGCACGCGGCGTCGTGACCGACATCGCGTACATGGGCAGCTACTCGCTGTACCACGTGCGCCTGCCGAGCGGCAAGACGGTGGTGTCGAACCTGTCGAGCTCGCACCTGATGAACGACAACGCACCGGCGTGGAACGACGACGTGTTCGTGTCGTGGTCGCCGGCCAGCGGCGTCGTGCTGACGCAGTGAGGACGCCGCGATGAGAACCTCCGCCTCCAATCCGTCCGCGCCGGTGTCGACCGGCGCCGCGAGCGCCGGCGCCGGCCGCGCCCGCCCGGGCCGCTTCGACTTTCTGTCGCGCTTCCTGCCGTCGGGCCGCAGCGTCGCGATCGGCGTGCCGTTCGTGTGGCTTGCCGTGTTCTTCGCGCTGCCGTTCGTGCTGGTGCTGAAGATCAGCTTCGCCGACCAGGTGATGGGCATCCCGCCGTACACGTCGCTCGTCGAGATGAAGGACGGCGTCGTGCACTTCGCGCTGCAGCTGTCGCACTACGCGTTCCTGCTGCAGGACGACCTGTACATCGCGACCTACCTCAGCTC
This region of Burkholderia contaminans genomic DNA includes:
- a CDS encoding aspartate aminotransferase family protein; translated protein: MTYRNESAWVQPAAPSATAAAPRATQARTTAEYRALDAAHHIHPFSDMGALNRAGSRVIVKADGVYLWDSDGNKVIDGMAGLWCVNVGYGRKELADAAYRQIQELPFYNTFFKTTHPPVIELSAMLAEVTPAGFNHFFYCNSGSEGNDTVLRLVHQYWRVQGQPQKKYVISRKNGYHGSTIAGGTLGGMGYMHEQMPSKVENIVHIDQPYFFGEAAASETPEAFGLARAQQLEAKILELGAENVAAFIGEPFQGAGGVIFPPSTYWPEIQRICRKYDILLVADEVIGGFGRTGEWFAHQHFGFEPDLITMAKGLTSGYVPMGAVGIHERVARPIIDNGEFNHGLTYSGHPVAAAVAVANLKLLRDEGIVERVKNDTGPYFQALMRETFARHPIVGEVHGHGLVASLQLAESPAERRRFANGGDVGTICRDFCFNGNLIMRATGDRMLLSPPLVISRQEIDELVSKAKKAVDATAQQLGIS
- a CDS encoding polyamine ABC transporter substrate-binding protein — translated: MRACILRQACSVAALAAAAAFTSVASPTAHAADELNVYNWSDYIAPDTIPNFQKQTGIHVKYDNYDSDDTLQAKLLAGSSGYDIVVPTSNYMAKQIQAGVYQKLDKSKLPNLANLDPLLMKMISDADPGNQYGVPWAYGTDGIGYNAQAVKKALGDKAPVDSWALVFDPANMEKLKGCGVSFLDQAVDVFAATLQYMGKDPNSKNPGDYQAAFEVLKKVRPYITQFNSSGYINDLANNDVCVALGWSGDVGIAHRRSSEAKRSYDIKFSNPKEGGLLWFDVMVIPKDAPHPEAALKWINYVSDPKVNAAITNTVFYPTANKAAHQFVTPAVAQDPTVYPPEDVLKKMVLMKPMPADILRLENRLWAQLKTGH
- a CDS encoding glutamine synthetase family protein; this translates as MQDIEDFLKQHRITEVEAIIPDMAGIARGKITPRNKFTSGESMRLPQAVMVQTVTGEYPEDGSLTGVTDPDMVCVPDTSTIRLIPWAVDPTAQVIHDCVHFDGSPVEISPRYVLRRVLDLYKAKGWKPVVAPELEFYLVDMNKDPDLPLRPPVGRTGRPETGRQSYSIEAVNEFDPLFEDIYEYCEAQNLDIDTLIHEVGAAQMEINFMHGDALSLADQVFLFKRTVREAALRHNMYATFMAKPMEDEPGSAMHVHQSIVDEETGQNLFTSQETGGATSMFYNYLAGLQKYTPALMPIFAPYINSYRRLSRFMAAPINVQWGYDNRTVGFRIPHSGPSARRIENRIPGVDCNPYLALAATLAAGYLGMTQRLEPTEPLVSDGYELPYQLPRNLEEGLTLMAACEPLGEILGHKFLKAYFALKETEYEAFFRVISSWERRHLLLHV
- a CDS encoding gamma-glutamyl-gamma-aminobutyrate hydrolase family protein, producing MDRRKPLVGITADHTQIGAHASHTVGDKYVAAIVDGAQAFAMVLPALGERQSADDVLDTVDGLLFTGSYSNVEPHRYGGEPSAPGTKHDPARDATTLPLLRAAIAAGVPVLAVCRGFQELNVACGGTLHQRVHEVPGLADHREDDDAPMDTQYGPAHVVRLTPGGKLHALAGGRDEVHVNSLHKQGIAQLGSGLAVEAVAPDGLIEAVSVVDAPAFALAVQWHPEWRHAQDPLSSAIFRAFGDACRARRAARTRAMAAAALA
- a CDS encoding ABC transporter ATP-binding protein, with the translated sequence MQSIPSSAAARQTQPAPAARTQNDAFVRIENVVKKFGDSTAVDNVNLTIAKNELFALLGSSGCGKSTLLRMLAGLETATSGKIFVDGEDLASLPPYRRPVNMMFQSYALFPHMTVESNVAFGLKQEGTPKNEIKERVADALALVQMSKYAQRKPHQLSGGQQQRVALARSLVKRPKLLLLDEPMSALDKKIRQKTQLELVNIIEKVDVTCVMVTHDQEEAMTMASRLAVMSEGKIVQIGAPGEVYEFPNSRFSAEFIGSTNLFEGRVVEDEPDHIFVESDDLEARMYVSHGVTGPLGMPVGISVRPERIHVSREKPGSKHNWARGVVTDIAYMGSYSLYHVRLPSGKTVVSNLSSSHLMNDNAPAWNDDVFVSWSPASGVVLTQ